The proteins below are encoded in one region of Alicyclobacillus acidoterrestris:
- a CDS encoding transglycosylase SLT domain-containing protein: protein MNRKLTRVTKVAASFGTRKLILWGLCASVPCLLPVMLFFIIIAVIANVTGTFYLGSFTGIHLKNQQKFTVEDQSIKNTYTNVANEWKNGLDTQQQNIVITYQQYMPASVLLTLGKFVDNYKSKNQQSAAQSYYNLLAPKYTWVKGDGETITKERDSNGIVTHISHFTVWELRKSVIWDGTFTSTWGTKTIGGFTNGVGTETIEPYMESENMTYNESEFYAAAKKYGFKQSVVNPLWFDAIYSMQYAEYQAGDQNANLNDPNVQQWGPIFGNSAPVVPPVPVGAGTVANKAQVEQWVNEAIALDAPYGITSSWMPTIMQIIAIEDASGNPYAENPILVMGQHATGIMQTLPSTFQEFEVPGHTNIFNPVDNIAAAMRYILKEYGDPAKALAEEANGGY from the coding sequence ATGAATCGCAAACTGACCAGAGTCACGAAGGTTGCCGCCTCTTTCGGGACTCGCAAACTGATTCTCTGGGGGTTATGTGCATCAGTACCGTGCCTACTTCCAGTCATGCTCTTTTTCATCATCATTGCTGTCATCGCGAACGTAACCGGTACATTTTATCTTGGGTCATTTACCGGCATCCATCTCAAAAACCAACAAAAATTTACTGTGGAAGATCAGTCTATCAAAAACACTTACACAAACGTAGCTAACGAGTGGAAAAATGGTTTAGACACACAGCAACAAAACATAGTCATCACATATCAGCAATACATGCCCGCGAGCGTTCTTCTAACACTCGGCAAATTTGTAGATAACTATAAATCGAAGAATCAGCAATCTGCAGCGCAGTCTTATTACAACCTGCTTGCTCCTAAGTATACGTGGGTAAAAGGAGACGGCGAGACAATTACGAAGGAGCGCGACAGCAATGGAATCGTAACGCATATTTCGCACTTTACAGTCTGGGAGTTACGAAAATCGGTCATCTGGGATGGCACTTTCACCAGTACATGGGGAACCAAAACAATTGGAGGTTTTACAAATGGTGTAGGTACTGAAACGATTGAACCTTACATGGAATCCGAAAACATGACATACAATGAATCAGAGTTTTACGCTGCGGCAAAGAAATATGGATTCAAGCAGTCTGTTGTTAATCCATTGTGGTTTGATGCGATTTATTCTATGCAATATGCCGAATATCAAGCCGGAGATCAGAACGCAAATTTGAACGATCCAAACGTTCAACAATGGGGACCGATTTTCGGGAATTCTGCACCTGTTGTGCCTCCCGTACCGGTCGGAGCAGGAACTGTTGCGAACAAAGCCCAGGTCGAACAGTGGGTGAACGAAGCGATTGCTCTTGATGCTCCATATGGAATTACTTCTAGTTGGATGCCAACCATTATGCAAATTATCGCAATCGAAGACGCCAGTGGAAATCCGTATGCGGAGAATCCAATTTTGGTCATGGGACAACACGCAACGGGTATCATGCAGACCCTACCAAGCACATTCCAAGAGTTTGAAGTACCAGGTCACACGAACATCTTTAATCCCGTAGATAACATTGCTGCAGCTATGAGGTACATTCTGAAAGAATATGGTGATCCCGCGAAAGCTCTCGCTGAAGAAGCAAACGGAGGCTATTAA
- a CDS encoding ParA family protein, whose product MPARVITLGIQKGGCGKTTTAGILAHILSTEYAKRVLVIDMDSQGNQTEYLARCDIYEFDGQTIFEALKTGDVRPFIVPLSEKLHLVPATDVLATFSYWLYHEGRNTYPENQAMHLRALQSAIAKVREDYDYIIIDTPPHIGEQTLNSLVASDYVVIMFESSKFCLSAVERFIETIEFVQGATGQLLNPDLKIAGILRNLNDKRRSDMKDLVELCAEQYPDLVFETIIDRSAATGRLALTGFDETENRELRKAIEPYHDFVRELVQRVEVE is encoded by the coding sequence GTGCCTGCGCGTGTCATAACTTTAGGTATTCAAAAAGGCGGTTGCGGAAAAACGACGACAGCCGGTATTCTGGCGCATATATTAAGTACTGAGTATGCAAAGCGAGTATTGGTTATTGATATGGATAGCCAGGGAAATCAAACAGAGTATTTGGCTCGTTGTGATATATATGAATTCGACGGTCAAACAATTTTCGAAGCACTAAAAACAGGGGACGTTCGCCCTTTTATTGTACCACTATCCGAAAAATTGCATTTAGTCCCTGCGACAGATGTGTTAGCTACATTTTCATATTGGCTTTACCATGAGGGGCGTAATACATACCCAGAGAATCAGGCGATGCATCTTCGTGCACTTCAAAGTGCAATTGCAAAAGTAAGAGAGGATTACGACTACATTATTATCGACACTCCTCCCCACATTGGTGAGCAAACCCTAAACTCACTCGTAGCTTCAGATTACGTTGTGATTATGTTTGAATCGAGTAAGTTTTGTCTATCAGCGGTGGAAAGATTTATTGAAACGATAGAGTTTGTTCAAGGTGCAACGGGCCAGCTCTTGAACCCGGACTTGAAAATCGCCGGTATATTACGGAACCTTAATGACAAACGTCGAAGCGACATGAAAGATTTGGTGGAGCTCTGTGCTGAGCAATATCCAGATTTGGTATTTGAAACAATTATTGATCGTTCGGCAGCCACTGGTAGACTCGCCCTTACAGGGTTTGATGAAACAGAAAATAGAGAGTTACGTAAGGCCATTGAACCCTATCACGACTTTGTTCGGGAGTTGGTGCAACGTGTCGAAGTCGAATAG